Proteins co-encoded in one Arachis hypogaea cultivar Tifrunner chromosome 13, arahy.Tifrunner.gnm2.J5K5, whole genome shotgun sequence genomic window:
- the LOC112737714 gene encoding transcription activator GLK1 isoform X1, whose product MLGVSSPPVGSTRRDERMESFKSIGVSSKDDEFGELSEGSLLESINFDDLFVGINMESDVLPDLEMEADVFAQFFDNPKADQSSIHNKLASNKNEESMVVNPPTKYAGKGRKPSSKSKSNNPQAKIKKVKVDWTPELHRRFVQAVEQLGVDKAVPSRILEIMGIDCLTRHNIASHLQKYRSHRKHLLAREAEAANWNQRRQMYGGKRDVSSPWLAPTMGFPPITSVHHFRPLHVWGHPSMDQSFIHTWPKNPTHSLSQSQPWVQPVALPFWHPHHQLAQNMLTPGSPCFPQPLTTRKYGSGGVAGTIIPVTSPHPHVMYKAADPPINGLSSANPNPIIDFHPSKESIDAAIGDVLSKPWQPLPLGLKAPALDSVLTELQRQGISNIPPSCA is encoded by the exons ATGCTTGGTGTGTCATCACCTCCTGTGGGGAGTACAAGAAGAGATGAAAGAATGGAGAGCTTCAAGTCGATTGGGGTGTCATCAAAAGACGATGAATTTGGCGAACTGTCCGAAGGAAGCTTGTTGGAGAGCATCAATTTTGATGACCTCTTCGTCGGCATCAACATGGAAAGTGATGTGTTGCCAGATTTGGAGATGGAGGCTGATGTCTTTGCCCAATTTTTCGACAACCCTAAGGCAGACCAATCTTCAATTCACAATAAACTTGCTTCCAACAAGAATGAGGAGTCTATGGTTGTGAATCCTCCTACAAAGTATGCTGGAAAAGGAAGAAAACCATCGTCTAAATCCAAGAGTAATAATCCTCAAGCCAAGATTAAAAAAGTCAAG GTGGATTGGACCCCAGAGTTACATAGGAGATTTGTACAAGCAGTGGAACAACTTGGAGTGGATAAGGCAGTACCTTCTAGGATTTTGGAGATTATGGGAATTGATTGCCTCACTCGCCATAACATTGCAAGCCACCTTCAg AAATATAGATCCCATAGGAAACATTTACTAGCGCGTGAAGCTGAAGCAGCAAATTGGAATCAAAGGAGACAAATGTATGGAGGGAAGAGAGATGTGAGTAGTCCATGGCTAGCACCTACCATGGGTTTCCCTCCAATCACTTCAGTGCACCATTTCAGACCATTACATGTATGGGGACATCCCTCCATGGACCAATCTTTCATACACACGTGGCCTAAAAATCCCACTCATTCACTCTCGCAGTCGCAGCCGTGGGTGCAACCTGTTGCTCTCCCGTTCTGGCATCCTCACCACCAACTA gCTCAAAACATGCTAACCCCAGGATCACCGTGTTTTCCACAGCCTCTGACAACAAGG aaaTATGGATCAGGAGGTGTGGCAGGCACTATTATTCCAGTAACATCACCACATCCACATGTTATGTACAAAGCAGCAGATCCTCCCATTAACGGCCTCTCCAGCGCCAACCCAAACCCCATCATTGACTTCCATCCG TCAAAGGAGAGCATAGATGCAGCTATTGGAGATGTTCTATCAAAGCCATGGCAGCCACTACCTCTTGGACTTAAAGCTCCAGCACTTGACAGTGTTCTAACTGAATTACAAAGACAGGGAATTTCAAATATTCCACCCTCTTGTGCTTGA
- the LOC112737714 gene encoding transcription activator GLK1 isoform X2 has protein sequence MESFKSIGVSSKDDEFGELSEGSLLESINFDDLFVGINMESDVLPDLEMEADVFAQFFDNPKADQSSIHNKLASNKNEESMVVNPPTKYAGKGRKPSSKSKSNNPQAKIKKVKVDWTPELHRRFVQAVEQLGVDKAVPSRILEIMGIDCLTRHNIASHLQKYRSHRKHLLAREAEAANWNQRRQMYGGKRDVSSPWLAPTMGFPPITSVHHFRPLHVWGHPSMDQSFIHTWPKNPTHSLSQSQPWVQPVALPFWHPHHQLAQNMLTPGSPCFPQPLTTRKYGSGGVAGTIIPVTSPHPHVMYKAADPPINGLSSANPNPIIDFHPSKESIDAAIGDVLSKPWQPLPLGLKAPALDSVLTELQRQGISNIPPSCA, from the exons ATGGAGAGCTTCAAGTCGATTGGGGTGTCATCAAAAGACGATGAATTTGGCGAACTGTCCGAAGGAAGCTTGTTGGAGAGCATCAATTTTGATGACCTCTTCGTCGGCATCAACATGGAAAGTGATGTGTTGCCAGATTTGGAGATGGAGGCTGATGTCTTTGCCCAATTTTTCGACAACCCTAAGGCAGACCAATCTTCAATTCACAATAAACTTGCTTCCAACAAGAATGAGGAGTCTATGGTTGTGAATCCTCCTACAAAGTATGCTGGAAAAGGAAGAAAACCATCGTCTAAATCCAAGAGTAATAATCCTCAAGCCAAGATTAAAAAAGTCAAG GTGGATTGGACCCCAGAGTTACATAGGAGATTTGTACAAGCAGTGGAACAACTTGGAGTGGATAAGGCAGTACCTTCTAGGATTTTGGAGATTATGGGAATTGATTGCCTCACTCGCCATAACATTGCAAGCCACCTTCAg AAATATAGATCCCATAGGAAACATTTACTAGCGCGTGAAGCTGAAGCAGCAAATTGGAATCAAAGGAGACAAATGTATGGAGGGAAGAGAGATGTGAGTAGTCCATGGCTAGCACCTACCATGGGTTTCCCTCCAATCACTTCAGTGCACCATTTCAGACCATTACATGTATGGGGACATCCCTCCATGGACCAATCTTTCATACACACGTGGCCTAAAAATCCCACTCATTCACTCTCGCAGTCGCAGCCGTGGGTGCAACCTGTTGCTCTCCCGTTCTGGCATCCTCACCACCAACTA gCTCAAAACATGCTAACCCCAGGATCACCGTGTTTTCCACAGCCTCTGACAACAAGG aaaTATGGATCAGGAGGTGTGGCAGGCACTATTATTCCAGTAACATCACCACATCCACATGTTATGTACAAAGCAGCAGATCCTCCCATTAACGGCCTCTCCAGCGCCAACCCAAACCCCATCATTGACTTCCATCCG TCAAAGGAGAGCATAGATGCAGCTATTGGAGATGTTCTATCAAAGCCATGGCAGCCACTACCTCTTGGACTTAAAGCTCCAGCACTTGACAGTGTTCTAACTGAATTACAAAGACAGGGAATTTCAAATATTCCACCCTCTTGTGCTTGA